Proteins encoded within one genomic window of Bos indicus x Bos taurus breed Angus x Brahman F1 hybrid chromosome 18, Bos_hybrid_MaternalHap_v2.0, whole genome shotgun sequence:
- the TERB1 gene encoding telomere repeats-binding bouquet formation protein 1 → MQTSMESEDTKKIQEVKTDLNLLLECLKYQMDNAFSQKEALVTIHSICQQNSNAGLYFREIGGLMFVKNLAKSSEHSMVKEAALYTLGAVAEQNVYCQQTLCTSELFEDLTWFLSNSDSNTNLKRMSVYVILVLVSNNRTGQTLVRETGCISVLSQLFKTVLSKYELNLSDESAFQSYQLWSSVCSTLCVCVNNPQNDENQMLCCSLFTHANDWLINCMKAEIIRPICSFIGLTLANNTYVQKYFISVGGLDVLSQVLVQLESDSHKTPFSAKLAVVVTKTVDACIADNPTFGVVLSKYHIVSKLLALLLLDNLDSGEKFSVILTLGHCTEDCEENQYDFFKNNGLPLMIQALTESQSEELNKAATFVLHNCKKITEKLSLSLGEYSFDKNEEHLKDINMKEKNLEDYWKKAKEILHRIEELETEGNEENIKGENYKNNVSSVNINIQDTLKHLHADSSGGVPKAEDKDKSQARKLHGSKSHKVMSKACTNDDQVKMVLRSANPVNACYRESGQNKTLCTANSSCKQNLCEETTSEKKNFVSQSRDHIFKHPTPVAQNTKQHLPVTDPFTLCSDIINKEVISFLETDSCSKMLRYRCSGCIAVGKSLNSRNFSKLLHCCPYQCDRHKVIVEAEDRYKSELRKSLICNKKILLTPRRRRQLSSESTTPGRIKKRRIRKNFTKEEINYLFNGVKKMGNHWNLILWSFPFQQGRKAVDLAHKYHRLTKCPKHVAP, encoded by the exons atgcaGACAAGCATGGAAAGTGAGGACACAAAGAAAATACAAG AAGTGAAGACTGACCTGAACTTATTATTGGAGTGTCTGAAGTATCAAATGGACAATGCTTTTTCACAAAAGGAAGCTTTGGTTACTATTCATTCAATTTGCCAACAAAACA GTAATGCAGGTCTTTATTTTCGGGAAATTGGTGGTTTGATGTTTGTGAAAAATCTTGCAAAGTCAAGTGAACATAGTATGGTAAAAGAAGCAGCCTTATATACATTAGGAGCTGTTGCAGAGCAAAATG TTTACTGTCAGCAGACTTTGTGTACTTCAGAATTGTTTGAAGACTTAACTTGGTTCTTATCTAACAGTGATTCAaacacaaatttgaaaagaatgtcTGTCTATGTTATTTTGGTTCTGGTTTCAAATAACA GGACTGGACAGACACTTGTGAGAGAAACAGGTTGTATTTCAGTTCTATCACAGTTGTTCAA GACTGTTCTTTCAAAATATGAGTTGAATTTGTCAGATGAAAGTGCTTTTCAGAGTTATCAGTTGTGGTCTTCAGTGTGTAGtactctgtgtgtctgtgtcaacAATCCTCAAAATG ATGAAAATCAAATGCTTTGCTGCTCACTTTTTACGCATGCTAATGACTGGCTGATAAATTGCATGAAAGCTGAGATAATTCGCCCTATTTGCTCATTTATTGGACTCACTCTTGCAAATAACA CTTATGTTCAGAAATACTTTATATCTGTGGGTGGACTGGATGTATTGTCTCAAGTTCTTGTGCAACTGGAATCTGATTCACACAAGACTCCTTTCAGTGCTAAACTTGCAGTGGTGGTGACAAAGACAGTGGATGCATGCATCGCTGATAATC cTACTTTTGGTGTTGTATTATCCAAGTACCACATTGTTTCAAAACTTCTGGCATTGCTGCTTCTTGACAATCTGGATTCAGGAGAAAAATTTAGTGTCATACTTACTCTTGGTCATTGTACAGAGGATTGTG AGGAAAATCagtatgacttttttaaaaacaatggccTTCCACTCATGATACAAGCCTTAACTGAATCTCAGAGTGAGGAACTAAACAAAGCTGCCACTTTTGTGCTTCACAACTGCAAAAAAATTA CTGAGAAGTTATCTCTAAGCCTAGGAGAATATTCTTTTGATAAAAATGAAGAGCATTTAAAGGACATaaatatgaaagagaagaatCTTGAAGATTattggaagaaagcaaaggaaatttTACACAGAATAGAAGAACttgaaacagaaggaaatgag gaaaatataaaaggaGAGAATTATAAGAATAATGTTTCATCTGTGAACATAAATATTCAAGATACACTGAAACACCTCCATGCAGATAGCAGCGGTGGTGTTCCCAAAGCAGAGGATAAAGATAAAAGCCAGGCTAGAAAGCTACATGGTTCTAAGTCCCATAAAGTCATGTCTAAAGCATGTACAAATGATGATCAAGTGAAGATGGTATTACGGAGTGCAAATCCAGTTAATGCTTGTTATAGGGAGAGTGGGCAAAATAAGACTTTATGTACAGCCAATTCAAGCTGCAAACAAAACCTATGTGAAGAAACAACTTCTGAAAAAAAGAACTTTGTTTCTCAGTCAAG agACCATATTTTTAAACACCCAACTCCTGTTGCCCAAAACACAAAGCAACACTTACCAGTAACAG atccaTTTACATTATGTTCAGatataataaataaagaagtCATCAGTTTTCTAGAAACAGACAGTTGTTCCAAAATGTTGAGGTATAGATGCTCag gttGCATAGCAGTAGGAAAATCCCTGAATAGTCGAAATTTTAGCAAGCTCTTGCACTGTTGCCCATACCAATGTGATCGTCACAAAGTCATTGTGGAAGCTGAAGACAGATATAAAAGTGAACTAAGGAAATCACTTATCTGTAACAAAA AAATTCTGCTGACCCCACGTAGAAGACGTCAACTCAGTAGTGAATCTACTACCCCTGGAAGAATAA agaaaagaagaattcGTAAAAACTttaccaaagaagaaataaattaccTTTTCAATGGAGTTAAGAAAATGGGAAATCACTGGAATTTAATTTTGTGGTCTTTCCCCTTTCAACAAGGACGGAAGGCTGTGGACCTTGCTCACAAATACCACAGGCTGACCAAATGCCCCAAGCATGTGGCTCCTTGA